In Zingiber officinale cultivar Zhangliang chromosome 6A, Zo_v1.1, whole genome shotgun sequence, a single genomic region encodes these proteins:
- the LOC121996881 gene encoding putative kinase-like protein TMKL1 translates to MIFRSKSESSEIGGEIGTPAGDLEPEDLMKFAGGESLTVHDILDAPGEVVAKSGYGTLYRASIEQTGAVVLLRFVRPACLARTEEVLPAVRALGAIRHPNVVPLRAMYVGPRGEKLLVHPFYAAGSLKQLLRAGVAEAHRWDIIYRISIGIAKGLDHLHTGLEKPIVHGNLKSNNILIDVDYLPRLSDFGLHLILNPSAAQEMLEVSAAQGYKAPELVKVRDVSKETDIYSFGVILLEMLTQKDPVNNSKFLHSKDFHLPSSLLNLALEHRISDVFNPELLNHSINQNSTNEQGVLMLFQLAMACCSSQPSGRPEIKFVIARLEDIGDRSSK, encoded by the exons AGATCGGCGGTGAGATCGGCACTCCGGCGGGAGATTTGGAGCCGGAGGACCTCATGAAGTTCGCCGGGGGTGAGAGCTTGACGGTGCACGACATCTTGGACGCGCCGGGGGAGGTTGTGGCGAAATCGGGCTACGGGACGCTGTACAGGGCCAGCATCGAGCAGACTGGCGCGGTGGTGCTGCTTCGCTTTGTTCGGCCTGCCTGCTTGGCGCGGACCGAGGAAGTGCTTCCGGCGGTCCGGGCGCTGGGGGCGATCCGGCACCCCAACGTGGTTCCGCTGCGGGCGATGTACGTCGGGCCGCGAGGAGAGAAGCTCTTGGTCCATCCCTTCTACGCCGCTGGGTCTCTGAAGCAGCTCTTGAGAG CTGGTGTTGCAGAAGCACACCGATGGGATATCATTTACAGGATATCTATCGGCATTGCCAAGGGATTGGATCATCTCCACACGGGACTGGAGAAGCCTATTGTGCACGGTAACCTCAAGAGCAACAACATTTTGATTGATGTCGATTACCTGCCTCGCCTCTCGGATTTCGGCTTGCACCTCATCTTGAATCCCTCAGCGGCGCAGGAGATGCTCGAAGTCTCTGCAGCTCAGGGTTATAAAGCCCCCGAGCTGGTCAAGGTGAGAGATGTCAGCAAAGAAACCGACATCTATAGCTTCGGAGTGATCCTCCTGGAGATGCTCACTCAGAAGGATCCTGTCAACAACAGCAAATTCTTACACTCCAAGGATTTTCATTTGCCCAGTTCCCTGCTAAATTTAGCTCTCGAGCACAGAATCTCAGATGTTTTCAACCCTGAGCTGCTTAACCATAGCATTAATCAAAACTCCACCAATGAACAAGGTGTCTTGATGTTGTTCCAATTGGCAATGGCTTGTTGCTCCTCCCAGCCTTCTGGTAGACCAGAAATCAAGTTCGTCATCGCTCGGCTCGAAGACATTGGTGATCGATCCTCAAAATAG